Below is a window of Rattus rattus isolate New Zealand chromosome X, Rrattus_CSIRO_v1, whole genome shotgun sequence DNA.
GGCAGCATCAACAGACATGTTAACATGGAATGGGGGAAATTATGCAAGGTTACACCCCTAGACAGAGTAGTGCAGACAACTAATGATGGCTGGGAgaagaattagcctctcccagggatggGCTTTCTTATTGGTTGTTCAATGaagagtggtcagccctgaaagcataTACACAAGAAGGACAAAACAATAgcacatatatgtaacaataataccTATAGCATATATCTGcctacaaatatacatatatgtaataataataatcagagaaaaggaggctATCAATTTGTGAGTGGTGAGGAATTACTGGAAGGGTAACTTGGAGGGTGCTGAAgggcagaaagggaggagggaaagtgaTGTTAGCCTACCACTTCAATTAAAaccatttcatttcattcttgatttcttctttgacccattcACCATTCATTCAGTGATGAGTAGTTTACTGTCCaggaatttttgttttccctAGAGATTTGTTTTCtgtcaattttaagttttattgcattGAGGTCAGATAGGAAAAGGGGGTGATCTCAATCTGTTTGAATTTGTATTGATTTGTTTTGTGTCCCTAGATGTGTGCGTATTTTGGAAAAGCTTCCATGTGTTGTTGAGTAGAATGTGAATTCCTTCGTGTTTGGATAGAATagtctgtagatatctgttacatCTATTTGATATATTATGTTAAATTATTCTAATGTTTCTTCGTTTATCTTTTGTCCAGATGACTTGTCTACTGGAgaaagtggagtgttgaaatGACTTACCATTGATGGATTGATGTTAATCTGTGTTTCATAATTCAGGAGTAGAATTTTTTTATGAAATTAGGTGCCTCAGAGTTTGGTGCATATGTTTTTAGGATAGTAACGTCTTCTTTGTTAACTGCTCTCTTGATTGAAATGAAATGTCCCTCTTTAtctgattagttttagtttgaagtctgttttgtctgACATTAGGACATATCAAGGATGGATGTGGCAATCGTCAGAAATACGACACTCCACACCCCTCTCTTTTACTCTTAGGAATCCCATGAGAACACCTGGCTACACAAGTATATGCAGAAGACCTAGCTCAGACTCATAGACGGTCTGCATTTGTCAATTTAGTTTCTCTGAGCCCCCATCAGCCCTGTTTATTTGATTCTGAGGGCcatgttctcattgtgtcctcaacccctctacttcttcctcctcttcagtgGGCTTCCCCTGTTCTCCCTAATGttctgctgtgggtctctgcaactGCATTGGCATTGGTTGTCAGATGCCACCTGGGCAAGGTGTTAAATAAAGGACAATCATgtcacaattcacagacccagaTGACAACTGGGATATGCACCAATCTACAAcgatagcagaatatcattaggaatcttTTTGCCAATCTTGTTTGGTTATATCCTGGGGCTCTGGGGTTGTCCTGTCTCTGGATCCTGGTTTTCCAGTGTCGTTCATGGACTTGTTTTCTTGGCATGGGCCACAACTTGGACCAGTCATTagctggccactcccacaagttctgggCCACAATTGCCCTAGCAAgacttgtaggcaggacagattgtaggtctaAGGGTTTGTGGCTTGATTGATGTCCCAGTCCAACagctagtaaaagcaatatacagcaaaccagtagctaacattaaactaaatggaggaaacttgaaacaatctcattaaatcaggggctagacaaggctgcccactcactccctatttattcaatatagtatttgaagtcttagcaagagaaatcagacaacaaaaggaggtcaaagggatacaaagtggaaaggaagaagtcaaaatatcactatttgcagatgatataatagtatacttaagtgacccccaaaagtaccactagagaactactaagcctgataaacaacttcagcaaagtggttgggtataaaattaactcaaacaaaccagtagccttcctccactcaaaggataaacaggcagagaaaaaaattagggaaatgacactcttcacaatagtcctaaataacataaaataccttggtgtgactttaaccaagcaagtgtaagatctgtatgacaagaacttcaagtttctgaagaaagaaattgaagatcatctcagaagatggaaagttctcccatgttcatggattggcaagattaatatagtaaaaatggacatttagTCAAAAgaaatctagagattcaatgcaatccccatcaaaattccaactcacttcttcatagagttagaaaagccaatttgcaaattgtttttgaataacaaaaatcacaggatagcgaaaactatgctcaacaataaaagaacttatatatatatgtatatatatatatgaaaaactggatacactgaatctaatagaagagaaagtgggaaagagccttgaactcattgacatagggggaaatttcctaacagaactccaatggctcactcTCTAAGATCACGAActcataaatgggacctcatggaacttGAAAgattgtgtaaggcaaaggacatagtcaacacGAGAAACTAGTAACCTACAGATTgtgaaaaatcttcactaaccccacatctgatagaaggcatATAGATATGTCCAagatagaagaatggatatataaactgtggttcatttacacaatggaatactactcagtgactatgaatgaggacatcatgggttttgcaggcaaatggatagaactagaaaatgtcatccagagtgaggtaactcaacccaaaatgacatgcacggtatgttctcagtaataagtggatacTAGTCAAAAAAGGTAAAGAATAATGAGGATACAGTCCACAAAACTCACGAAGATTAATAAAAGCTGAAGGGCCCATGTAAGGATGCCTCAATccaacttgggaggaagaagacagcaaTCACAGTGAGCAGAGTGGGGGAGACCTGGCTGGCAAGGGGACAGGGAGTGGAAGAGGATCAGGTATTGGTGGGgggcaggactgaagccctgagggacagaAGAAAGATTGGAAACAAGTAATCTCAGGAGGTAAGAGATGGGGGACCCTcgagaatgtaccagagacctgtgaggtgagagactttcaggactcaaagggagggaccttagatgacatgccctacagtggggagagaggactTGTAGAGCCTtcctggtgtgtgctgcctggttggtgatccagtgtttgagagataactgggatccaggttagttgagactgctggtcctcctacagggttgccctcctcctcagcttcctccagcttttctctaattcaaccacaggggtcagcagcttctgtccgttGGTTgagtgcacacatctgcatctgactctttcagctgcttgttgggtcttttggagggcagtcatgataggtccctttttgtgagcgccccatagcttcagtaatggtgtcaggtcttggggcctccccttgagctggatcccactttgggtcggtcactggacttccttttcctcaatcttttctccatttttgtccctgcagttctttcaaacaggaacaattctgtcagagttttgactgtgggatggcaacccaatCACATTGTGGAGAGGAGAGCATTTGTGCCTGGGATTTGACAGCTCATATCATACGAACTGAGGAACAATCTCTGTAGAGTAAGTTAGGTGCTTGATATCTCATGCTGAAGTTTGGATTTTATGGTTGAGAGGGGAAGATGTCCCTTAACCCATCATGGGACAGAAATTGTAGGATACCTGGAAAGTTTGATTGATCAGACACAGGTTCAGATCACAAGTAGTGTTGGCATATATgggccaaggtgtgtgtgtgtgtgtgtgtgtgtgtgtgtgtgtactgaaaaCTGCCCCTAgcattccttctgccttccaaatcTCCCACCTCAGTGCATTTGTGTATGGACCACTCTATTGGATGTTAgagatagagctcagtggtagggtccctgcctagcatgtgtaggGCCTGGAGTTCCTTCCTCAGTACTTCAAactacacaacaaacacacaaatctttCTTATAAAAAAACCACACAGGAAAGGGGAGatcatacaggaaaacacacaggaaatataTACAATTCAGCCTAGCCATTACAATGCATTACTGAGCCAGCACAGGGGCCATGATTTTTGATCATTACATGCTTCAGTTTTTGCCCCCAGTCCCCCTCCCAGAGTTTGTAGTCCCCCATCCCCTTCACCTGAAAAGGAGCTCTATATGCCGagtcatcccccttccctgtggcatcaagtctccacaggatttggcacatcctctcccactgagaccagtgAGGGCCAGATTCCCAGGGCCAGTAGCAACTCTATTAAGGTTCAGATAAGCCTTTAACATTCCTTAGAGGCAAAAGAGAAAGTCTGTGAAGAAACCAACCACTCTGATGTGCTAcctaggggctgaagagatggctcaggagttaagagcattgacggctcttctggaggtcctgagttcaaatccgagCCACcatattgtggctcacaaccatctgtaatgagagctgaagccctcttctggtgtgtctgaagacagcatatatgtgtgtgtgtgtgtgtgtgtgtgtgtgtgtgtgtgtgtctgtgtgtgtgtgtttttcttaaaaatataggGCCTACCTGTAAATGACTGAGCTTGGCTGCCATTGGTCAGCTCAGGGATGACGTCACATTTTCCCTTCTTTGACGCAACAATGCCCACCAGCACTGAAAAGGGAAGCTTGGAGGGCTGGCTTGAGAGCACACAGAGAACATTTCACCCCATGGAGACACCATCTAGGTGCTCCTGTAGTGAAGACCAATCGCTGCTATCTAAATCAACGGGATCCCGGAGTTAGTGCTTCTATAAACATGGGAAAAGACAGCATGAAGTAAGACCAGTGAGCGTCTCACCTTATGTCCATTTTATGATGGACTTCAGAAGTCAAATGAGGGAGCAACAGCCAAACACCTATTATGACTTTACCGAATTTTCTAGACAGTGTTCTGAAAAATGGAAGaccatctcaaagaaagaaaaaaagaagtatgaagCCCTGGCCAAGCGCGACAAAGATCGGTACCAACGTGAAATGAGAAACTACACCGGCccgagaagggagagaagaagaagggatgTGAATGCACCGCGGAAGCCCCCATCCTCgttcctgctcttctcccaggaCCATTTTGACGAGATAAagttctgcctctgttgtcccgattcctgggcaagtcacttgcagcagataagtttaagtcacctgtggccccgaggctcgggATTCGCTCATGAGGTTCTGCCACGGGCTCTCAGCGGTGGCGGCggagatctcgccgcctcttccggggcctcaAATCCTGGGTTCCTGGATGGCCTCcatttttcctctggaatcagcaatgtgtgtagagagcagtctcttcctGGTTTGCCCaaaggcgtgtctgcctctctgaaggtttagctctcctccacgggatttgggtgcaggctGTTtaccggtctgtttccttcaggatcggCCGTTGTCTCAGGCAGAACtcctgctgctccctgggccctcccacaggaacccaggccttgtacagtttcctcaggtcagggatgtgggcagggggtgggcaaTCATTgttggtctcttccgctctgcagcctcagtgcCCACCCGACCCGGCCAGTAAGAGTATCTCTCCGTATTGGTTAATAATCAATAACCTCATGGAATTAACATCCTGGGTCCCCTAAAGAAAATGACTGGGGTGTCTGAGATGCCATTTCTAGATACAATCACAATAAGGGCTATAACCtaataaatggatttttaataTGATGGCATTATTTCAGGTATTAAAATTAAGCATGGTCCCAATtaagaggaagtgtgtcactaggatATGTTTTTTGATATACATTGTTTTGATGTTTGGTTCTTCTTGTTAGTGTTTCTCTGTGCTTCCAAGCCACCCAGGAGTGAACAGTTTACTTCTGCCATACATTTTCTGCATGCTGAACTGAACTGCCTCCAGGCTCAGAAACACAGAGCCGAGCTATGATGCGGCATCAAAACATCAGATGCCAGAAGCAGAACAAGGAATTATCCCCTTAATTGGTTTCTGTCGGGTATTTAGCTCCACTAAAGCAAAGTCTGACTAATCCAAATGTCAAATAGAGACTAGCATCACGCATGGTTGGAAATTGAAACTTCTGGATTCTTTTGGAAAGTTATTTGCttgtcagatggtgttttgctggggaagACATGGGAAGAACATTTGCATGAAGCAGATGTATTTAAAAGGATGGTCTGCAAAACAAAGCCGTGAAAGGACATATGATGGATTTGTTTTGctgatgacacacatgtattggttttACATTTGCTCCATTTGTAGGGATTCCATGCCAGAGAAACATACCAAAAACTTCTGGtagtgtgctgcagtttcttgctccACTTTCAGGACTCAGCGATTAGCAGAGTGatatcagctgagacagactcatgtgGAGTTTTTGCTGAACAGACTCATACTGAGGGCAGAGTGAGGCAAGACCATGGAGGACATTGGATGGAATATAATTAGGACCAACAGCCTGGGGGGCTTTGGTCACTGGTAGGCAGCTGTGCAACCCTCATTAATTCTCACATCTTCCTTATCTTTGCTTTACTGAGGAGCATGGTTGAGGCTTCTCCCTGGGGTTTCCTGTTGGCCCTGGTTCCCCCCCTGCTGACTCGTGCTGATTTGGCTCAGACCTGGCTGTTTCCTGCTAGCCTGTGaccccctgctgctgctgtctcagCACTACTGGACTGGACTGCTAGTGTATCCATTGAAGTGTTTATGAGTGGATGGGTGCCACTGCTGGATACTGCCATGAACTGTTTCTGACAGATGCAGACAGCTGGCTCAAAGAGGCCCTCTTCTGCTATAGCCTTTTCCTACCTCCCCTGGTGATGGTCCAGAAGAGAGGTTTTTAAACCATCTAAAAATaggtttgaaaaattaaagttagacATAACTTGACCTTAAAAGGCACCATCATTCCAGGAATAACAGAAAATGCACTAGGCCCTTCCCTAGAAGAGAAGACAAAGATCAAAGTGATGTTTATTCTCCTTCTAATGTCACATAAGTTGACtgttaggattttaaaaaatccaaaatactTAAATAAGGATACAAAGTCAATATAACTTATTTATACAATAAGGtaataatagaagaaagaaaatggtatttTCCTAACATGgctatatgcatgcacatatcaCCATTAGAAAACAGGGTTTCCACGCCATGTCCTTACTCAAAAGGCCATATTGCACATTCGTTACTGGGTAAATGGGTAGCAGAGATACCCGAGTGTTGTTTTTGCTCTTTGCAAAATCCAAAGGAGCCTACTGAATACCTCATCTTTTTTCATTGTATACTCCCCAGGTATGCCCGAACTTGGAACTGTGTGGAGCTTCTGAAACATTAGTACGTTCCCAAATAGGGCAGCCAAGTGATTGGTTGGGGTTCATTTCTCATGCTATGAAATGCATGCTTTACGTTTAAGGTGATGGCCAGGCCTTCTATTTCTGCTCATGAATACCATTTATCATCACCACAGTAGACAGTGATCTTAAGTTATTAGCAAGATCCATATACTCTTTAGAGTATTTGCACATATAGACGATTTTAAGTCAAGAGGCAAGTTTTCTGatactaaaagagaaaaaagtgacAAACTTATTGGATTTTCAGCAGCGGAAAGAGTTGGTGACCAGGGATGATGCATTTGGGAATAGTGTCTGTACATGGATGAAGGCACTGGCGCTCTAGGATTAGAATaaagaaaggatggaaaaaagcATATGAAGATCATTTCTTCTGGGTTTCCATCACTGGAAACCACTGATACTCAAGGAATATGCATGCAGCTAGAGATCATACACAACCCTACATATATGGAGTTGATAAGAATGGTGTTTTTGAAGAGCACTGACCTTGTATAGATTGATGAGGAAAATTAGGTAGGCATGTAGGCTGAGTCCATTATCTTGGACATatgaagaagccaggcatggcgtTGCATACTCAAATCCTGCTCCTGGGGGAGGAAACATGAGATTTTTAAGTTGAGACCACCTTAGCTGGTGTCCAAATTTCGAGCCAACCTCAACTGTGTggtgacatagtgagaccttgtccttCCTCCAAACCATATGGGGAGTAATGAAAATGGCACAGGGGTAAGACACTGGCTACTATTACAAAAAGATCtgggttcctagtacccacatgatgTCATAAAAATATCCACTTCAGTTCAGGGGATCCATTGCCCTCATGATTTTTTTCAGACACCAAGCATGCTCCATGGTGcaaaatttgcaggcaaaacatatacacataaaaattaaaaacatgtaaaaacataaaaggtCAAATAAAAAATATGGGAACCTGGCTCCTAAATCCAGGAAAGAACCTACTGCTATTAATTTGCTAAATGGACATTGCATCAATTTCCTTCTAACACAGGCCACTGTGGCTCTCCATATTAGGTGCTTCATCTCTACTTTTTCAatctattctttgagaatttaatacgATTTATTTTGGTCATGTTCACAAACCCTCTCCCAGCTGAATTCATGGGGGACCTCCTAATCAATCAGTGACttcttgtcctttttttaaaacatggagtTCAATTTACATATTGGGCCAAGTGTTCTTAGATGTGTGGCCTTCCAAATAGTATGGCTGACCTACTAGGGTGCTTGTGAGCTCAACTCTCTCCCAGAACCTTACCCATAGCTGCTTGGCTGGGGTGAGGACTTCATGCCCCATCTACGTACAGaggttttgtctggcttgagttcATAAGTATAATCGCCCTGTTATTGTCTGGAAAACTTATTTGGCTGTAGCCATCTACTTCTTCTTTTGACTCTTCACAGTGACCACTCCCCATTCCATGATGATCCATTAACTTTGGTGTGACAGGATTGTGATATAGATGTCCATTTATGGATCAGTGTTCCATAGTCTGTTATTCTGAGACACACTGATAAACTGTGGTTctgttaattaccatctacttGAAGAAAATCCACATAAACTCACGGCGGGTAAGGTCCAAAAATGGGTAATCTGGGAATGAATGTTCATCCCTAAATGGTATCTTTATCACACCCCTCCATGCATAGCTCAGGGATCATCATGAAAAGGGCAGAAAGTTCCTAGAGACAGAAATTATAGAGGGAGCATTGGTGCAAGACggtgttttctttcatgtatcaAGGTGAATTTGCCCTCAGGACTCTAGGCAGCTCTAGCATGCATAAACTTGCAAGTATAGATGGGTAGGAGCTCCATGGCCAGCCTCACACTATTTGAGGAACTTTGGCCGTTTGAAAGGATGATGGGTTTAGGTacaattcatttttaatgaaagagaCCCCTGGTAGATTTTCTGTATACTCTGATGGAAGGTCCTAATCTGTGCCATACACAAACAGCACCCAGTTGAGCTATAAAAATGAGGGACCCTGATCTTTGGAGGGGACCAAGAGGCATTAAAGCATGGTAGAGTGGATATAGCAGAATTCCCATCCATGTATGCTCATACAATGaactaaaatttaaacaaaacaaaatgcagaagaGAGTGCATGGAGAATTAGTCCCTCCTTCAGGGTCCTCTACACAAGCTTTCATAGTAAGAGACTTGGCAAGCAGGGGAAGGGCAGTGGTCATCAGTGGACCAGCATTTGAATGTGCGGTCCTATTGGCTGAACTTGAGGTTCAGCCATGAAGGCAGAATCTTCAAACATCTTCAGGCAACATCATGTTTAACTATCCTTCTCTCCTGAAGCCCCTTTGCTCCACCCAGGCAGTGTGGGTCAAGCCGAGATTTGACTTGCTGAGGGAGTCAAACTCACATATGGTTTACAGCATAACATTGTATCAAAGTAATGAGATGGATTAGAATGGATTCCTCAACATAGCTTCCCCTTTCCAAATACTGAgccctctctgttctctttgcCTGACAAAGCCTCACAGCTGGGCTTCTCATCACACAATTAAAGATTTCGGAGGAATATTGTCTGGAactctctcctttcatctttttctttttcgttcTTAAAATAGGATCTCTGAGTTACACTCCTACCCCACCCAACCAGGCCAAAGTGGGAATGAAATGCAGAGTTTGTCTGTTTTCTGCACAGTGAAAATgggaaatttaaaatacatgtttacaGTGACGCTAAGTTAAAATAAGCTCATCTCACGCTACATGTCCGAAATGAAGGATAACAGAGACACAAACATTGTCTTTAGAAAAGATTCTTTTAGAGGGAAAGGTATGAATGATCATTTACTGAAGCACTGTTTGAACAGATGGTGTGAGTTAACAGCTAACATGTAAGCCATCTTGGGGTTTATGGAAAAGTAAACAAGGGAGTTAACAAGAAATCACTGTATTCCCCCAAAAGCCTTTCATTCATTTCACCAGGAAAATTGGGAAGTGTGTGTTTTGCGGCAGGACTGTGTTCCTTGGGAAATTTGGCATGAGCCGAGCTGGGCGTCTCTTTGCAAGCCCCTCACAGATGCAAGGGCCAGCCTTGAACTGGCCACCTGAACAGGTTCAGCAGCCAGCCCCCCTCTACTGATTGACCCTTCTCCCTCCGCATCACAACTTTTTCACCTTTAAAATATGGATATGATTAGAAATCCTCTTTCTATTGGATGCTCAGGACAGTCCAAATGACTCTCAAAACCAATACAGATTATCAATTTTTCTCGGGGGTTTGTGAGCAAATCTCTATGGCTGAAAGACTTGGGTGCAATATTAGAACACAGGACTCAAGATGATTCTAGTTGGATCTGACGGCTTTCTCTTGTAGTTTAGCCATAGTTCGGAAAAAATAATACTAT
It encodes the following:
- the LOC116888103 gene encoding high mobility group protein B4-like, giving the protein MDFRSQMREQQPNTYYDFTEFSRQCSEKWKTISKKEKKKYEALAKRDKDRYQREMRNYTGPRRERRRRDVNAPRKPPSSFLLFSQDHFDEIKFCLYRGTNANEKLHAREGEKKKDVNAPRSPILVPALPRDHFDEIKEQHELDCGRKWPRLQGGWARCRKRIKSRERAAVLRAKYLKEREAYYHQCQRRN